The following nucleotide sequence is from Ketobacter sp. MCCC 1A13808.
CGATTCATCCACCGGCAAAAGTTTCAAGGCAAGATTGAATTCAAAAATGTGACGTTTACCTATCCTGGCAATGATACACCTTCCCTCAAAAATGTGAGTTTCATAATTGAACCTGGCGAGCATGTTGCTGTTCTGGGTCGAATCGGATCAGGAAAAAGTACGCTTAAAAAGCTGGTTATCGGGATGTATCAACCGAGTGAAGGTTCTATTTTAATCGATGGTATCGATATCCGACAATTAGATCTGGCTGAGTTACGGCAACAGGTCGGGTATGTCGCACAAGATGTCACATTGTTCTATGGAAGCCTGAGAGAAAATATTGTTTTGGCGCATCCACAAGCGGATGACGAAGCAATAATCAGAGCAGCTGAATTTGCTCACTTATCGGATTTTATTAATACGCACCCGAAGGGGTTTGATATGTTGATTGGCGAGCGGGGTGAATCGTTATCCGGTGGTCAGCGCAAATCAGTCGCCCTAGCGAGGTCGGTGATACATGATCCGCAAATTCTACTTTTGGATGAACCCACGGGATCTATGGATCATTCCACAGAGACATGGGTTACTCGAAAGTTAAAGGCTTATGGGAAAGGAAGGTCACTACTAATTTCAACACACAGAACGTCAATACTCAATTTGGTCGATCGAATACTGGTTATTGACAGCGGAAAAGTCGTGGCAGATGGACCTCGTGACAGTGTTGCTGAAGCACTCCGAGAAGGCCGCATAGGTAAGGCTTCGTGATGAAGGACGACAATGAAAGCGGGCGCAATCCCCGAGTTTCAGCCAAAGGCAAATTGGAGGGCATGCTGAACGCCCTTGATACGACGGAAGAGCAATCCGACGTATTGGGCTGGGAAGAAAATGCAGATAAAGCGAGGGTCGCGCAAAATCCGATAAAAACCCGCCTCATTTTTTATGTGATTTGTATATCCATTGTGGCAATTATTGTTTGGTCCGCTTATGCGGAGATCGATCAGGTTACTAGAGGCGAGGGTAAGGTTATACCTTCTCAAAAGGTTCAGATTCTGCAGTCTCTTGATGGCGGTGTGATAACCGATATCAAAGTAAGAGAGGGGCAGGTGGTTGAGAAAAACCAACTGATTGTGAAACTGGACGCGACCCGCTTTGTTTCGAACTTTCAGGAAAGCCGGGCCGAATGGTTGGCATTAAAAGCGAAGTCAGTTCGTCTTGAGGCGTTAGCAGAAGGTACGGATTTCAAAATTTCAGACGAGCTTATGGAAGAAGCTCCGGATTTGGTGAATCAGGAAACTATTTTATATCATTCCAGCCTGAAGGAGCTGGAGGTGTTGAAGGAAATTGCCGTTCAGCAAATAGAGCAACGAGAGCAGGAACTCGTTGAGGCGAGGTCTCATCGAGATCAGGCAGAGAAGGCGTTGAAACTCTCGTCCAGGGAACTGGAGGTGACCAAACCCTTAGTGGAATCCGGAGCAGTGTCTGAAGTTGAAATTCTGCGGCTGGAAAGAGACGTTGCTAATATGATGGGTGAGCGTGATCAGGCGCTCGCTCAAATAAACAGGCTTATATCCGCTAAGTTGGAAGCAAGACAAAAAATTCTGGAAGTTGAACTCAATTTTAAAAATGAGATTCGTGAAGATCTATCACTTACCATGGCTAGGCTTAATGCATTAGGGAAATCAAGTTTAGGCCTCAGCGATAGAGTCAATCAAACATCCGTTCGATCACCGGTTCGCGGTACTGTTAAACGTTTGTTCTACAATACTATAGGGGGTGTCGTTCTCCCCGGAAAGGAGGTGGTAGAGATCATTCCCTTGGATGACACTTTATTGTTGGAGGCCCGCATAAAGCCTCAGGATATTGCTTTTTTACGGCCGGAACAGAAAGCAAATGTAAAATTTACGGCGTATGATTTTGTTGTGTATGGGGGATTGGAAGCCCAGATAGAGCATATAGGGGTAGATACGGTAATGGACGACAATGGAAATCCATTCTATGTTGTTCAGGTTAGAACTACGGAGTCCGACCTGGGAGAGGGAAAGCCCATTATTCCTGGTATGGTAGCCTCTGTCGATATCATGACTGGCAAGAAAACCATTCTTACCTACATACTGAAGCCATTGCTTAGAGCTAAGCAATATGCGTTAACGGAACGGTGATGACGCCTTTATTTTTAAGTACTTCAAACAAGTTGTTAAGCGATTGGGAGAACGCATTTCCAGGCGCACGTCTTTTGAAAGGGTTGCCTAAAAGCATTGATGCTTTTGAGAACGAAATTGTGTTGGTCGATATCAGTTCATTGTCGATAGATGAAAAAAGAAATTGGCTAAATGTTGTTTTGAGTAGTAGTAAAAAAGTGATTGTACTTAATTCCATGCCCAACGAAGTCGAGGCCTTATCTGTCATTAAGCTCGGTGCCCGCGGTTATGGTCATGCCCATTCCGGATCACTACGGTTACGGGAAATGGTCGTTGTTGTGGAGCACGGTGGAGTTTGGGTTGGCAACAAGGTACTAAAACGGATTTTAGCGGGTATCGATAGCAATCAACCACAAGGCGAAAAGTCTAAACAGGATCCCTCTTTTCCTAATCCGATTTCGGGCCTCAGCGCACGAGAGTCGATGGTCGCTAAAGGTGTCGCTATGGGAGCGACCAACGCTGAGATTTCGGAAAAACTAAATATTACAGAGCGCACAGTTAAGGCCCATATCAGTTCAATATTCGATAAGATTGGTGTTAGAAATCGAGTGGAATTAGCTTTGAAAATCAATGATCTCCCTTCTTTAAGTTCCTCTACCTCCTCGTCTTCCTCTGAGAGCGCCTGATAGGCAACTGTCCTTAAGTACAATACCGAAATTTCAGTTGTCTACTAGGCTTTAAAATAAGCTAATTTTATTTTCTTCTATGTGATTTAGGATGTGTACATGAACCCCATTGCTACGGTTGTTGCGGTAACTGGTAAAGCGTTTGCTCGAAATGAATT
It contains:
- a CDS encoding HlyD family type I secretion periplasmic adaptor subunit; protein product: MKDDNESGRNPRVSAKGKLEGMLNALDTTEEQSDVLGWEENADKARVAQNPIKTRLIFYVICISIVAIIVWSAYAEIDQVTRGEGKVIPSQKVQILQSLDGGVITDIKVREGQVVEKNQLIVKLDATRFVSNFQESRAEWLALKAKSVRLEALAEGTDFKISDELMEEAPDLVNQETILYHSSLKELEVLKEIAVQQIEQREQELVEARSHRDQAEKALKLSSRELEVTKPLVESGAVSEVEILRLERDVANMMGERDQALAQINRLISAKLEARQKILEVELNFKNEIREDLSLTMARLNALGKSSLGLSDRVNQTSVRSPVRGTVKRLFYNTIGGVVLPGKEVVEIIPLDDTLLLEARIKPQDIAFLRPEQKANVKFTAYDFVVYGGLEAQIEHIGVDTVMDDNGNPFYVVQVRTTESDLGEGKPIIPGMVASVDIMTGKKTILTYILKPLLRAKQYALTER
- a CDS encoding response regulator transcription factor, which translates into the protein MTPLFLSTSNKLLSDWENAFPGARLLKGLPKSIDAFENEIVLVDISSLSIDEKRNWLNVVLSSSKKVIVLNSMPNEVEALSVIKLGARGYGHAHSGSLRLREMVVVVEHGGVWVGNKVLKRILAGIDSNQPQGEKSKQDPSFPNPISGLSARESMVAKGVAMGATNAEISEKLNITERTVKAHISSIFDKIGVRNRVELALKINDLPSLSSSTSSSSSESA